The Streptomyces capitiformicae genome contains the following window.
CCGTACGACCCACACCCGGGACGTGGCCGTCGTGGTCAGCTCGTCGAGACCGTCGTCGCCCCGGAAGACGAGCGACGAGTTGCCGCGCTCGGCGAAGACACCGGCCATGATCGGCGCCATACGGGGGTCTGCCACACCGACCGCCTGGGCCTTGACCATCGCGGGGTTGGCCAGCGGCCCCAGCGCGTTGAACACGGTCCGGATGCCCAACTGCCCGCGCGCCGCGGCCACATGCCGCAGCGCCGGGTGGAACTTCACCGCGAAGCAGAAGGTGATCCCGGCCTCCTCGGCGACCTCCGCCACCCGCTTCGGCGTCAGCTCCAGATTGACACCGAGCTTCTCCAGCACATCGGACGCACCGGACGCCGACGAAGCGGCCCGGTTGCCGTGTTTGACGACCTTCGCCCCCGTACCGGCGACGACGATCGACGACATCGTGGAGATGTTGACCGTCTTGGCGCCGTCCCCGCCCGTACCGACGATGTCGACGGTCTTACCCGACACCTCGATGACGTTGGCGTGCTCGTACAGCGCCCGCACCAGCCCGGTGATCTCCTCGACGGTCTCGCCCTTGGCCCGCAGCGCCACCACGAACCCGGCGATCTGCGCGTCCGTCGCCTCGCCGCGCATGATCTGGTCCATCGCCCAGAACGTCG
Protein-coding sequences here:
- the trpD gene encoding anthranilate phosphoribosyltransferase — protein: MSAVTPAGGDTAAGRSWPEVLNALLSGRDQDAGATFWAMDQIMRGEATDAQIAGFVVALRAKGETVEEITGLVRALYEHANVIEVSGKTVDIVGTGGDGAKTVNISTMSSIVVAGTGAKVVKHGNRAASSASGASDVLEKLGVNLELTPKRVAEVAEEAGITFCFAVKFHPALRHVAAARGQLGIRTVFNALGPLANPAMVKAQAVGVADPRMAPIMAGVFAERGNSSLVFRGDDGLDELTTTATSRVWVVRDGKVTEESFDPRDVGLDLVPVEALRGADASYNADVARRLLGGETGPVRDAVLLNSAAALVALEPGAGTLAEQLRGGMERAAESIDSGAARTVLERWVAATNR